ATGAAGTGTGCAGAGTTGATGAAATTCAATCACAGTTATGCCTAAAAAGTCAGAGGAAACCTTAAAATACAAGATTTCAGTTCCAAAGGTATCTGTGGACTAACCAAACAGGTATTTTGGGCTGGGGAGAGCAAAATGACAGATGTGTGCACTGAATGGAGTTGAAATGACTCAAtacttgttttttattcaatcacgtataaatgacataaataaaatgacgTAAATAAATGACAACTACTAtaatttatcatcttttttGTACACTATACAACTTATCAAGTAGGAACCTTAAGCTCTTAGCAATCGCACATTATCATCTAaatatgcatgtttttctttataaagtGTCACCCTGCAGAAAGTCAAAGTATTTAAAGAGATTgtgggaaatatgtttttgttggatctctgctgttgcagtgtCAGCTGATTAGTGCAACAGTTGGTAATCAACAAGTTTGAGAAGGGGGAAATGTACAGTAGGCCTCACTACTGCAACTTATAgtgaaaaatatgatataatttcTGCCCCAAATTATTATCTAAAAAAGTATGAGAACATAATTCagtaatttggaaaaaaaaaaagaaaacaaaatgcctCCATAGTATTACACAACAGTAGAGTTGTgctatatgatgatatatacaAGAAACAACCAGCAGATATTTTGATGATTTGTCAGGTTTAATTCACAGAGTTAGtcaaaagcaaatatttttgtctggaaacatgtttttattgaatttccaggaaatttacAATTTCTTATAAAAGTACTGTGATATAAGATTGTATCTATATTGTCAAGGCATAGCATGCCGACGACAACCCCCCCAAAATATAACTTACATTAGATAAAAAGAAGTAAATCATATGTTGTTTAACTTGTGTGCATAAAAatacccccccacacacacacacaataatagaCATACATAGTTATAAGTaggaaaaaagtttttaaaaagtaacataTTATAATGTGTATGAGaggccaaagaaaaaaaaaagtctatagaCTTGATATGATGATCTCCCTGTAGAAATAAGACGGAGTGGCAGCTATAATAACAGGGTGATCATGGTATTGAACAGCTCAGTTGATCAACAAGTAATATCTGGTTTGCTTCTTtgattaaaggggacataacatgcacatttccaggtctatagttttattctggggctctactggaatatttctgcatgacttacagttcaaaaaactccttatttatctaatactgcccctttatgcagcccctcagttcagcctctgtctgaaacaggtcgttttagctcctgtctctttaagacccccccttgatgagcccactctgttctgattggccagctccaggaagctgccccttggcagacttaaattatgaatataaatgacagaaaatcacaaaaagcatgctATGTCCCCTTCAAAGGATAATAATGATAGACATCAACTTAATGCACATTTGTTGAAGCCCTAACAATGAACCAGAAAAAGTTAACCTGCATGGACAAACATTTCCCACTAACCACTTCTCTCACAacataatcaaaacaatgaTTTCTTTTCATCTACTTGTGATGGTCACAACACTGGCTGACAACAAACAGCATTATTAgttttgttgtcttttcctttttctttctccctctttctctgcctgcaTGGAGCTGActgtgtacatgttgttgtcTTTCATACTGATGATCTGCTGTTATCATCACTGTCCATtctgcaacaacacagagaggccAAAAGCTTGTCTATGGCCCCTTTCctaatgaaaaaatacagaatcaaGTCTGCAAAAGGACTGAATCTAAGAAGCATGAAAGTCAGGTTTCTGAAGGTATAATTATCTCTGGCTTCTTCTACCAGGTAGCAGATGATGCTGGGTAGAAACAACAGTGTGTAGATGAGCAGCACCAGGACCAACATTCCCACAATtcgtcgtttttcatcagaggaGACCGAGATGGCAGCAGACAGCGATTTGAGGGTCCCACCCAAGAAGAATATGAGCAGTGGTAAAGGAACAAGGAGACAGCCAGCGGAAATGGTTTTTAAGACCTTAATTTCAACCTGGAAATAGAAAGGAAGGACATAAACAAGAGGAAGGGTCCAGACCACGACACAGACTGCAAGAGAGATCTTGATGGTTCTTCTGAAGCGGTACCACAGTGGCCATGCGATGAGCAAATACCTGAAACACAAGATACACAGTCTATCATCAGATACAGAATATTCCTGACTTTGAGGAGCTTCAGATTTATATGGTAATATAAAGGTCATACACATGGAAGTAGCTAAAAACATACAAGATAGACAGATAGCTACCTTTCCAGGGCGACACAGACCATGAAGCCAACACTGGTAACCCCACCAAAGCAGTAAATATAATAGAAGATTTTACAGATCTTCCAGTCCACAGGATTTGCCACTTCGACGATCATGCAGCAGAGCTGAATGATTTCAGAGATGAGGAGGTTGATGATGTAGATTGGAGCAACATTGTTCTTTTGCACCTGCAAGAAAACAATGGTAGTAATAAACaaagcagctggaaacattttttttcaattttctggTGTTTTCATTTAGGATCTCTgaacaaaatgtgcaaaaatacaagTGGATTGAATTCTGCGTAGtgataaatatgtaattttgcTCTGCACAGCAATTGCAGTCAGAAACATTCATGCATTGGCCAATGTGTCATCAAATATGACACATTGGCCAATCAATGTTACAagactcaacaacaacaagagtCCACAGCTATGCTaactgctctgtgaggctgtacttaggcacagggGTTcattgagctaaatgctaatatgctcacaatgacaatgaccatcttagtttagcgtgttagcatgctaaagaCAGAGTGATAGATATTGATTGTCCTCATGAGGAAATTTGGTTAAACTGTGCATTATATGTGCCTCTAAAACATAGACATATagatgcatacatacacatatatacaacgATTTCAAGCAGAGGaaaatacttatatatatatcgTAATCTGATGATTAGTCTGCAATGGAATTTAAAACCGCTTTTTTGTCCTTTATATGCAACCAGATGGGAGCGGAGTGAAAAATTCTGAAAAACCTGATGACAATTTCTTCTCTACAAGTTAATGATGCTGTTAACTTCACCTTAAGAGAAGCTGGAATGGAGCTACACATGTTAACTGCATGTGTTTAGGGTCCAAGTAGCTTAAAATTATAGGACATTACAAGACTTCCTTCCAGCCCCCAAGCAGGATTGTGACAgccctctctctttttatctctttctctcttgctttctttctctctttctctctttatttatctgCCTCTAGTTCTCTCCAGTTACactcttgttattttcttccAGGAGTGGTAGGCTAAGAGGTCTGTCATAGCTGATCAGCTGCACCTGAGGAGGGAGTGGCCCAAAGGATATAAAAGGACTGCTGGCCCAggagtctctctctttcttttcggCTGAACAGCAGCACCCCGTCCACATGGCTTTCACTTTAGATTATTTGTGTTGAActtgtgtttctttacttttacaGCCAACATTTCATGCATCcacacacccactttacacCACTGATGCCTAACATTCCCATATTTAAGTATGAATTGTTAtgtttagttaaataaatatcgTTTTGCACCGTTCATCAGTGTGTGGACTCTCTCCTTTGTTGCAAGCCCTGAGCCAGGTTTGTAACAGGATGAAGATTCTTTACAGACAGACTGTATGACAGACACATGAcctaaaattaataaatcttAGTCATAAAGTACTCACCTGGGAATAAAGAGAGTAGATGGCCACTAGAGTCAAAGGAATGCTGATACTAATGATTACGTATGTCATCACATACTCAGTATATGAGTTAAAATAATAGGAGTAGGTTTCATTCCTATAATCATAGCCAGTGCAGTTATGACCATTATATTGGGATGTGACATTGCTGTAATTATTGCTTTTCATCTGTGAGGGGTTGATGTagaaatcttcttcttcttcagagtGAAACCTGTTGTATGAGAGATCAGTTTATGGAAGTTTTTTAATATCTACATAACATTGTTAAGTGACATCACTAAAGTCTTGAGGTGCAAGTTCAGCCATAAAAAAGGTGTCTTTGTTATATTTTCTCCTAATAATATTtcttcagggctgcaactaaaaattattttcatcattgattaagcTGCCGATTATTTTCCCGATTAAATGATTAACCTTTGTGTTTATAAAATGTAGTGttttatacactgtaaaaaaatgaCACTCACAATTTCTTTGAGCCTGCGGggatgtcttcagtttgctatttttttctgaacaacAATCCAAATCCTAAAGattttttaatgtactgttgcatatgacaaagaaaaggagcAAATCACAACATTTAaggagctgaaaccagagaatatttggtcTTTTTGCTTGAAGAATGATTGAaacaataatttgaaaaaatgaGCAATAAAGTAGCAATGAGaataatcgactaatcattgaagttctatatttcatcaaaaaataaCTTGTCAGATAATACAAGTCCTTGTGatgcatataaatatttttccatGATGATGTGAGGTCATTACTACAGAATTTCATACAgttctttcagtaatttaaGGTACAGAGACATTGGTCTAGGATGGTTTGTCTTCTGCACTTGACATCCCACCAGTTGAATAACTCTGTGCTCTCTGATTTTGGACAAGGAGGTTTGCATGTCTGACCAAACCATTTTATGAatcatctgcatattttatattttgtttacagattGTGCAATCTGACTATATTTTGGAGTTAACATGAAAATTAATTGGAGGAAACAACTGCAGGTTGGTACATTCACCATATTTAACGACACTAACATACTGGTCATCCCTGTAGCGTACTGGTTAAGACTCATACCACAAAACTGCAACATTTGTCCAAAACAACAGAGCTGGGAAACACTTATTCCTTCTGGGATGGAATCATTAATTGACTTTAACCTATCTTGGGTTGTATAACTCTATCCCTCTGTTTGACTTTTCATCAATAACATATTGTCACAGCACAGGAAACTCTTTTATATCTCAGCTGTTATCAAAACTGcaaatatcactataaataCCTCTATGTGGATCAACGTTGGCTCAGAACATTCAgtaaatacaagaaatacataaatataataatcaacatttgtttcttcattcttctttatTCAGCTCATTTAATTCAAAATAGTGCAACTTTTTTTGAATGTTATTATCTTTTTAGCTATTTTCTCAccctttgttttgtctttgttacacaacttttaaacatcaaaattaCACTTAGGTAATTTTCTAAGTTACTTTAATGACAAAATTCAAACTCTCAAAGAGAAGGTGAAACCACAACCACATCAAAATTACACTTAGGTGAaacaaattcaaatgaaataaaacacagttggtTTAACCACAGTATTCTGTACACCTACAGTCCAAAGCTGTCCACTTGTCACAGTTTGCATACTCATTATCATGACTGTTTGCAGTTCTGATGTCGCTTTTACAATCTCTACATACGCAAGTGAAAAGTAATGTCACAAAATTTACCTCAAAAGCTGCATGACCACACCTGGATGAGTTCCCTACACCAAGTTTGATGTTTGGTCGTCTGCATCCAAacagtctacagtaaatatggtgAGTGATGACATGCAGTAGGTTCCTGATACtatggaagagaggaaaaagtagaCAGATATGAATATGCAAAGTACATCAGTACAACATGCAGGAACGTGGTTCCCTTTACAACTTTGCTTGCTTGTTTTGATACATATCACCACCTGTTACATGGGGCGGAGCAGGTGAACACAAGTGCAGACTCAGACAAAGAGACAGGGGTAAGGTAAATAAGGTATTTATTGACAGGTGAGGGTGAAGAAGGGGTTCAGGCCAGGGGAAGCTGAAACAGGATGGTAACACTATTTACCACCTGTGTGTAAGCTGTGCTCACAAATCGCTTTTGTCAAATAGGCCCTGAAATAAAATAGGCTCAGGTTGGCTGCTGGCATAGGCAGTATAGGCAAAAGCCAGGAGCTCCAGGGTAATGTAAGGCCCAACGATGcgggaaaaataaataattgacaataacaattaaaaaatcaacactAGAAGACAAAAGAGCCCTCtgtgttttaaattgtgttCATTTACATTACCACCATCTGAGATTAATGCACTGAAACCAGGGGTACgctttaaacaaacaatagtttGTACAGTGTGTCAAAGTTTTTATAGCTGTTCTAAACAACCACACTCAACCTTTGGTGAAAAGTTGGAGGGGCTAGCTGAGATTATCTTGGGGATAATGGGGCACACTTTCAAACAATCTCTCCTTGAAAGAATTTATGGTGTTTTACATACTTTCTCACTTCTGCATCACTGGCCAGCAGCATTAAGTTGGCATGACCAATTTTGGAAAGTTGCAACCCAGTGGTTTCAAATACTGTTTGACCATCTGACAAACACTTAAGTGGAAGCATACTGACTCTATAAGATCTCTACAAAAATGAGGAGATgttccattcattcattactgaAATATTCCCACTTGGCGCTGCTATTTAATGGTATCTGACCTTCTCTGCTCTTCTACACCATGGTGAACTATTCCACACAGATTTCAAGTGTAGACATTAAAATCATTTGGCTCTAGCACACACTAAAAATGGTCTCTGGCTACTTATATCATCATTAAACCCCAATTTGGAGATATAAGTGTCCAAAACAACTAGAAATCCAGATCTAATAAGGTGAAAATCAGTGGTCTTTTTGCTGATTGCAGAAGccacattatcatcatcatccttgGTCCTCCGATTCTTCAATGCTAATATTTAGAGCATTATTCAGGTGCAATTCAAGCAGGGGTGAACCAGCTTTAACTGTGTAGAAGGTGACTTGGACCTATTGGCTTGGTCTAGTACGGCAGCTGGTAAACTACCACAAAAAATAACTTTTGCATACATGCTTACTTTAGTTTCTGGGAGAGGGAATTTTGCATAATGCTTCAGGAAAACTTCCTGTGGTTAAATAGATACAGATGCTCCAGTATCTACAAttagctggctgtgtgtgtgaatttgtgtttgACATGCCAACAGCCTTGACTAGGCCGAGGACACGCTGGCTGTAGAGGATTGTAACCTATCCTGTAAAACACtgagggccctattttaacaaaCTTAAGCAcatggtctgaagcgcatggtgCAAGTGTATCTAAGTCCTGTCCAAATCCATTTTTGATAGTTTAATGGTGGAGAAAATGGTTGCAGCACCAGACGCATGGTTCAAAAGGGTTGTCCTTcgtctcttaattaatcattggtttgtttttggtgtaacatgcaataaatcaatcatagtgtcatctcccattccctttaaaagcccagtgcacttgcaccttggcggattgctattataatggcACATTTGCTAAGTAGTAAGAAGGAGTGcctctctgcagaggaaacagatctgctTGTGCAGAAAGTGAAAGCACACAATCTATTACAAGCACACACTGGCCTCTgatgctcctggaccctcctgtGGCCACCCCCAGACCACCAATTTAAGATTCTGCtcattattttgttgtaatttcttTATGTATGTTCTTtgaaaagggtttttttttttttttttttattgactgtGGTtctctttaaaatcattttgttcagtcagGGAGTAACAGGTAAAGTCAGTGGGATTTTAactgctgaaagtatggaaatctcatcactgtaatctcaaaataataatatttgttaaatattgttcaaaaattaaatcataaatTTTAATCATGCAAAAAATCATCGTACACAGttgtcaggacttgatcagctctccaaggtgctgatcctgctgctggctgcagctagaagctgtgcagatttatttccttctttagtttaattgttttctccttatttatttcctcatgtgttcctcatgtcctcatgtGTTGATGTAGCTGGAAAGTCGATCCgtgtctgatctgttgttgaTATCTGTTTGCTGGGTCTTGACAGACAACCTGAAGGCTCTGTTTAATTACCTTCATGTATTgtcacgatttggtcaaattaTTTGACAATTTCAtccatcattactgcgattagttaattctgataaataatATGACTAACCGTTATACGTATCTTTTAAAATACGTTAATGTAGACTACAAAATAAtgatctttcacattgtaatctttttgtttgtaatcttttgcatgtttgtgtgctgctgtgcgtctgtgtgtgcgtaacaagcagaaagaggaagagaggaaaaagtagaTAGACATGAATATGTAGAGTACATCAGTACAATGTGCGCCAGCTTGACTAAGCCCAGGACACACTGGCTGTAGAGGATTGTAACTTTTCTTGTaaaacactgagaaacacatttaaaatgaactgaTTACAGATCACATTACTCCCTGTTTGGCCAAAACCACACAGAATATGTAACACCCTCAAGGATTTTCCATCTAGTTATAGTTTTATCTTCTCTTTAAGACTTTGAACTCTGTCATGAAAGTATAATATAGTAATTTTgaacaaatcaaatgaaaatattataaacCAGCTTTCATCACTTTCAGTAATTCTTGGAAGAAATTTCTAGACAGTGCCACAACCTTTATTCTCATTCTTCTCTGTTTATATTCGTTTTActtccctgtttttgttttattaaatactgtatatttcctgTGTTGTCATCAcatgtttttcatattatttgtttatgaCACAGACAGATACTTGTATTTCTCACATTTCAAATTTGTGtagaagggaagagagggagaaacttaCTGGTTGGACAGCAGTAAGCTGTCactgtttgcatgtttatttacatgactgtttgcatctctgttttccttgttttgtatcactacatttacaattttatgTGCTACATTAAACATAGAGTGACACTATTATTGCCTCAACACTGGAtgttgataaaacaaaaaagtacacacaaaatacacaaaatttaCCTTTGAAAGCTGCAGATCCCAAGCTGAATGAGTTCCTTACACCAGAGTTTAATGCTTTGTCCTCTGCAATCTGCAGTAATGTGGTGAGAATGACACACAGGAGGTTCCTCTACTTAGTCTTCTAAAGAAGAGAGAAGTTGTACTTTGTGAATATTGTTTAATTGGCATTCTTGCTATAATAGGTAGAAGAATGCAAAATGCTTTGATTTAGGTTCAGTATTACATGAAATTAGACAATGGATTTATGGTTCAggtatctatttatttatttatttatttattttctccctTCATACAGTCATGTGTCTGCTTTATTACTTATACAAGTCTTTCCCAACCCAAACTGAACAAACCACCATTTTCTGCAAAAGCTTGGTTTCAGCAGTGATTTTTGTCATTGCAAAGCACATGAAGAGTTGATGAAATTCAGTCACAGTGTGCTCTGAATGGAGTTGAAATGACTCAAtacttgttttttattcaatcacctataattaaataaattacagctactttaatttatcatctttttttaaagcaaatataATTGACTATTCGTTGCAGATCTATATTTCATCAAATGATATTTTTTCATATAATACAAGACCTTGTGATgtactatatataaataattttccATGATGATTTGAGGTCATTACTACAGAATTTCAGAGACATTGGTCTAGGATGGTTTGTCTTCTGCACTTGACATCCCACCAGTTGAATaactctgtgctctctgtgcTGAATCAtctacatattttatattttgtttatagaTTGTGCACTCTGACTAACTTTTTGAgttagcatgaaaataaattagagGAAACAACTGCAGGCTGGTACATTCACCATGGTTAACAACACTAACATACTGGGCATCCCTGTAGCGTACTGGTTAAGACTCATACCACAAAATTGTAACATTTGTTTCCAGTTTGATTCCAGCAGATCTTAGATGtcatccccatctctctctctctctcctcatttcctgtctgactcTATTGTCTCCTCTCAAAAAAGGATAAAATGTACTAAAcaccaaaaaataaacaacaaacaactatGTATGCAAAGCTgagttttataatattttcatttgaaatgttcaaAATTTTCTGAGTTACTTTAATGACAAAATTCAAACTCTCAAAGAGAAGATGAAACCACAACCACATCAAAATTACACTTaggtgaaaaaaatgcaaatgaaataaaacacagttggtTTAACCACAGTATTCTGTACACCTACAGTCTAAAGCTGTCTGCTTGTCACAGTTTGCATACTCATTATCATGACTGTTTGCAGttctaatgtcatttttacactccCTTCCTTCttaagtcaaaaataatgtcacaaaATTTACCTTGAAAGTTGCAAGACCACACCTGGATGAGTTCCCTACACCATGTTTGATGTTTGGTCGTCTGCATCCAAacagtctacagtaaatatggtgAGTGATAACATGCAGTAGGTTCCTGATACtatggaagagaggaaaaagtagaCAGACATGAATATGTAAAGTACATTAGTACAACTAGCTGGAACGTGGTTCCATTTACAACTTTGGGGAAGCGAAAACGGGACGATGGCactagtgatgtaactgacctgcacgctgatatttgacatgtttttt
This genomic interval from Thunnus thynnus chromosome 14, fThuThy2.1, whole genome shotgun sequence contains the following:
- the LOC137197442 gene encoding ovarian cancer G-protein coupled receptor 1-like isoform X1, translating into MKSNNYSNVTSQYNGHNCTGYDYRNETYSYYFNSYTEYVMTYVIISISIPLTLVAIYSLYSQVQKNNVAPIYIINLLISEIIQLCCMIVEVANPVDWKICKIFYYIYCFGGVTSVGFMVCVALERYLLIAWPLWYRFRRTIKISLAVCVVVWTLPLVYVLPFYFQVEIKVLKTISAGCLLVPLPLLIFFLGGTLKSLSAAISVSSDEKRRIVGMLVLVLLIYTLLFLPSIICYLVEEARDNYTFRNLTFMLLRFSPFADLILYFFIRKGAIDKLLASLCCCRMDSDDNSRSSV
- the LOC137197442 gene encoding ovarian cancer G-protein coupled receptor 1-like isoform X2, translated to MCSSIPASLKVQKNNVAPIYIINLLISEIIQLCCMIVEVANPVDWKICKIFYYIYCFGGVTSVGFMVCVALERYLLIAWPLWYRFRRTIKISLAVCVVVWTLPLVYVLPFYFQVEIKVLKTISAGCLLVPLPLLIFFLGGTLKSLSAAISVSSDEKRRIVGMLVLVLLIYTLLFLPSIICYLVEEARDNYTFRNLTFMLLRFSPFADLILYFFIRKGAIDKLLASLCCCRMDSDDNSRSSV